The genomic DNA GTTCTGtggcagagataaaaaaaaaagataccacACAAAAGTATGATCAACAGAACAACTCCAAACTCCCTTTAAAAAGCAGAggataaaataaacatcaacaaagtAACAATAATCCCACTGCAGCCTGACATAGCACAAACCTACTTGTGTAAACACAAATATAGGTTGAACTTTCCAAATTGTCTGATGTTTTCATAAATGATTTACTCTGCTAGCAGCATGCATTCTTGCATTTgcttattttatattcaaaacACCCACAAATTCAGAAACCTAATTTTGTTTacaaaaggaagaaagagactTCCAGCAGTAGAGGGTCCTTTACTTATCTGGCATTGTACTCATAAATAGACTCATGTACTTTAACTCATTTTAGTGATTAGGGGTAAACTTTTAGCTTCTAAAAATCAAAgggatcttttttctttttccatcaaACTAAATAGTTATCCAGATTTAGGACACTGCATATGAACTGAGTAGAAACTGTCAAATGAAAGCCTGCTGGGAGGCACAAATCTTTAAACCACCAGTGTAGAACTGAAATGTGCTCTTTCTCCACCagattcaatgtttttttctctcttttttaactgTCTCTGTAGGCCTGTTTTCAAAGATGCATCAGGAACTTTGGACAAAAGCACTCGCTTTTCTGCTCTCTACAGGCAGGACAGCAGCAAGCTGTCAGACGAGGACATGTTCAAACTGCTCACCGACTTCAGAAAGTACGcttattttctcctttcttcAACATATCAGTCTCACTTGTTTCAATTTGTTCTTTAaatctctgtttctttgtcttgttttttcaaCAGGCCAGAGAAAATGGCCAAACTGCCAGTGCTCTTAGGAAACTTAGATGTAACAATTGACAGTGTGGCCCCGGATGTAACCAGTAAACCCtctaaatatttacaaaatcaCTATTCATGTCAATTTTATGATTATCAGACCTTGAACTCCCCTCTTGTCCTGTCTGCAGATTGTGTGACTTCATCTTACATCCCTGTAAGGAACTTTGAAGGCAACGGACCTGGCAGTGCTCATCTGGAGGTGGAGGAGTTTGTCCCCTGCATCGCTAAATGCTCCCAACCATTCACCATCTATAAAAACCATCTCTATGTTTACCCAAAACACCTCAAATATGACGGACAGAAATCCTTTGCTAAGGTACAAACACCTTGAATGCCAAGCAGTACTTTTGTAACAATCTCTTGAAGAAGTGAAAATAGGGGATTATAGATGTGATAAACTGTTAGTATTGATCTTTTATGTAACATAATATGATCCTAACATGGAAGTGATGCTTTTGTTTGGCTAGCATTCTCTTATCGTCATCATTTTGTGTTCCTGTTGGGTTTAAAAGACAACTGGCAGCCGCCTCAGGCTCGTTCAGCCAAGCAGCAGAGCTGGATAGAATTATCCTTACGCAGAGCACCAGCTTCTGATTAATACATTaatacttttcttttcactAGGTCAGCTCCATGTAGGAAACCAACCTGCAtttctccatccatctgtctctctgccctcttgttttaaatgataGCAGCAATTTGTTGCCTGAAATAGCTTCCCTCTCTTTATTGAAAGTAATGCTCTGTTACGAGCGCAGAGAGGCACAGTGGACAAATTGGCAGAAATTGGTTCCAGGCCAAATGGGATATCTTTGAGATTGTTCATGCTCTTTTaatctgtctgttttgtaacttttctctttgcttttcagGCGAGGAATATTTCTGTTTGCATTGAATTCAAGGATTCTGATGAGGATGACGCCCCGCCATTAAAggtacatttgaatatttttcagctttttgcaCACTGACCTCTCAGAAAGAACACTAGTATCTAGAAGTATCAAAAAAGATGTGATACATTGTAACTTTAAAAGGTAAAACAACAGCGATATACATATCTTCAGAGTTGAATTCCTTAGGGACTCAATAAGATTGTTCTTTATTTAGGCTTTTATTTCTAAATCACTGTTTAGTTTATGCTTTAAAAACGGTTATTCATATTCATTCTGATGTTTGATTACCTCCTCCCTTTGAATCCACTGCAGTGCATCTATGGTCGGCCAGGAGGTCCTCTATTCACTAAGCAGGCATATGCAGCTGTTCTGCACCACCAGCAAAACCCTGAGTTCTATGATGAGGTATTAAAATGCTCAATCTACCCATGATTAGCttgatttaaatgatgtttgattGTAATTTGCTTATTCATTGCTTAAACTAGGAGTGAGAGCAACAACATAAGCTACAAGTCCAAAAGTTAtatatgtattgttttattttaagcagtgtgtgttaaagtgagGAGTTACCTCTCACCTCTATTCATGTCTATTGAGAACATTTCAACCCTACATGAATTCTCACTGGAAATCAACCACAGACAATTTTTACTAGAACAAAGCTCCCTCTGCATTAGAGAACCAACCCTgatcctctgtgttttctctcctttaGATAAAGATAGAGCTGCCAACTCAGCTGCATGAAAAGCATCACCTTCTGTTCACCTTCTATCACGTTAGCTGTGACAGCAACAGCAAGAAGAAAGACCTTGTGGAAACTCCTGGTAGGCTGCAGATTTCAGTTCCCACCTCTGAATATAACCAACAGATATTTTAAACatctgcaaaaaacaaacaaagaatgtATGTAAACAACTGCTGCACATAAATGGGAGAAGCATTATGATACATGCATACTTCCTGACTTTAGCTTTTATGATGCTTCCCTGTAAGTGGAAACTTTTGAAATGCTAATCTTAaagctcctgctgcagctcaaGTACTATCACTATTTAACTAACATGTGACTGTACCTGTTCTTCACCCACAGTGGGTTCAGCCTGGCAGCCTCTGCTCAGGGACGGCAGAGTCATCATGAATGAACAGCTGCTGCCTGTCGCTGCAAATCTGCCTGCCGGGTACCTGAGCTCACAGGATGGAGTcaacaaggtaaaaaaaaaagaggaatactATTAGAGAGTTTAAGCTGAACATACAAACATTAAATGCTTCAGGAGGGCTTTGAACTTATTCTAGGATTATTTTTAATTGCAGTGTCTTCTTTTTGTTAAGGGCAAGTCATGTACTTCTGCAATTTTTTGTTAAGGTGAAGGATGTCATTTCTTCGGAACTAAAATATTTTCTGGTTAAAAGTATCTCCCTGTGATGACCTCAACGCTTTCCAATTTATAAGATAGGATTTATCACATTTCAGATGCTGATCTGATATGGAAATGACAATGATCATCTTGTTATTTTGTGATTGGATTGGGACCTTGTTAAAGCTTGCACATGAATTGCCTGTGAAATTTGATCATGGTTCAATCTAATGCATTAAAATATCAGTGGCATCTCACTTTTTTAAGACCCCTCAGTGCTGGTTTGTGGTGCTGGGATAATGGGTTTAGTGCAAATTTAATTAAAGCTGCAGAATGTATACCAAAGTAGCTCAACAGATAAGCTTTAGGGTTTAATGCTTATGCTGATTTAAAATTAAACTTACTGTGTTAGCAGTTTTTAACACAGCTTCATTTATAAACAGCTGTATTCTATTTATcttgcagcacactgcagacATATGGCTAAACAGCTTGCCTTGTTATTTTAGGAAAAACTATCGCTGATTAGTTGACTATATCAGGTtatctgcattgtttttttaaatgtgctctaatAATCAACACAGTGCAGCTTTACTCAGTGTTAAGTGCTGTCATTGTTGCTTTCATGTCATTGCAGCACTCAGGCTCTGAAATCAAATGGGTCGATGGAGGAAAACCATTGTTCAAACTCTCAACTCATCTTGTTTCTACAGTTTACTCTCAGGTATTTACACAGAGTACTTCTAATTATACAAATTTTATCACCTCACTTTTGTCCTtggatgaaaaacaacaacctaaaTTCTCTTTTAAGAatgtaaataaactgaaaattGTGTATTCCTTCCTCAGGATCAGCACTTGCACAACTTCTTCCACCACTGTCAAAGCATGGAGATGTCAGAACAAGCTTTAGAGGGGGAGCTGGTTAAATACCTGAAGGTATCGTaatctttgtttattaaaaaaacacaacccttTCTTCATGCCCGATCAAATACAaccatcaatctttatttgtatagcgtcaactccaTGTGATCTAGCATTGAAGAGAAAATGACAAGCCACAGTTTACATTCcttcaatatttgttttattttcctactTCCTCCCTTTCCTTCCCAGAGTCTGCATGCGATGGAAGGTCATGTTATGGTCAACTTTCTGCCCACCGTCCTCAACCAGCTCTTCTGCGTCCTAACCAGAGCTACACATGAGGACGTGGCTGTCAACGTGACAAGGCatgccaaaacacacacatgggaaATACCTGTTTACAGCAGCAGAAAGATATGCCTTACAGCAATATATTTAGTCTCTTTAGCAAACTCCTCCATagaaaaatataacaacaatgCTTTCATCTGGTTCTCGCTCGAAAGCACATTCCCCTGTTTCTCTGAAATAGCCTGAATCCTTCTTCTCATTAGACACTCACCTTTGGTTTTCACACTCCGTCTATATGTTTCATATCACAGTAGGGTGTGTGACTGGTCTTTGAAGTTCTGTTGGAAGTGTGTAAATGAGGACTCTTTGCCTGAATGATTCAAAGTAGTTCCTTCTACTGTGACTCTTTTAATTCCTGATATTCTCAtgctctatctctttctcttcagGGTGATGGTTCACATTGTAGCACAGTGCCATGAAGAAGGGCTTGAACATTACTTGAGATCTTATGTCAAGGTGTAGTTTTTTTCTCACTATATTCACGCTGATATTATGGAGACAATATGTTTATACTATGAAAACGAATGAACTGATTTCGTGTGTTCCCATCTACTCAGTTTGTGTTTAAGCCAGAGCCTCATTCGTCCCCCAATGTGAGAACAGTTCACGAGGAGCTGGCTAAAGCCATGACTGCCATTCTCAAGCCATCCACAGACTTCCTGACGAGTAATAAGCTGCTAAAGGTAACCTATGTATTCCAGATTAAATCAAATTGTGACTATTTAAATGACTACCTTTGCACTgactctgtttttatgttgcagTACTCATGGTTCTTTTTTGAAGCATTGGTAAAATCCATGGCTCAGTATCTCATAGAGAGCGGGAAGGTCAAGGTAGGTCCTGTGttagtcttttatttattttgttaagcCCCTTCCTCAACGCCTAAATCACTTCACTCAACTCTTTTTATTTCTCGTCAATCAAGCTCTCCAGAAACCAGCGCTTTTCTGCATCATTCTATCATGCAGTGGAGACTCTGGTGAATATGCTGATGCCACACATCACCCAGAAATACAAGGACAACCTGGATGCAGCTCGCAATGCTAACCACAGCCTGGCAGTTTTTATTAAGGTTGGCACTCCTCCCAATGCCTGCAATCCTGAATGTCCTTTAATATGTAGATGAGTTTGTAAAAATACCTGTTAGTTTAGGGTATACATGAGAAGTTACTCTCACTGCAGATTTGAAtgattaaaaagatttaaaacaataacCTTATGTTTCTCACCTTTTCACATGCAGCGCTGCTTCACCTTTATGGATAGAGGCTTCGTATTCAAACAGATCAACAACTACATGAACTGCTTCGTACCTGGAGACCCTAAGGTTAATAGACTCCTGCGCTttcatgtttattgtttaagtCTAAATAATTAAACATGAACTAAAAGATCACTTTATCTTGCATTCTTTCCAGACTTTGTATGAGTTCAAGTTTGAGTTCCTGAAGGTTGTTTGCAACCATGAGCACTTCGTCCCTCTTAATCTGCCCATGCCCTTTGGAAAGGGCAGAATTCAAAGGTTCCAGGGTAAAGAAATAACAGAAGCACGCTGAACGTCACTTTTATCAAAGCGCATTGCAGATTATGCACaacttgttgtttcttttgattGATGCCTCCTACAGATCTTCAGCTGGACTATTCCCTCACGGACGACTTCTGTAGAAACCACTTCCTGGTGGGGCTCCTGCtgagggaggtggggggggcTCTTCAGGAGTACAGAGAGATCCGTCAGATCGCAGTCCAGGTGCTGAAGGGGCTGAtgatcaaacacacatttgacGATCGCTATGCTGCGAAAGTGAGTTCTCCAGCTCAGCTTTTTTCAACAAAACCCATTTTACTGTGGTGTAGCTGTGAAGGAACTTTGCCTGCTAAACACcttatttctttatatttcttcctgattattttttacaatttgaTTTTGTATGACTTATGACAGCATAATGTGTATTTCCAGAGCCAGCAGGCCAGACTTGCCACCCTCTACCTTCCTCTTTTTGGCCTGCTCCAGGAAAATGTCTACAGACTTGACATCAAGGAGTCAGCCCCACTAAACAACCACAATGTAAgcctgacacctagtggttggAAACTGAATAGCAGCTCATTTCTCTTATCCCTACCAAGACCTGCTGTCACTTCAAAAGATTAAGTAGAGGGGTTAATGTCTTGAAGTATTGCCCTCTTGAATAATTTAAggcaatgtttgttttttctctatttAAAGCCTGGCTTTTACTGTGACCACTCTCTTTCCCAGAATGCCCGGGACGACTCTCTGGTGCCAAACTCCATGGTGACTCCTCAGAAACCTGGCAGCTGCATAGAAAATGCCCTCCACAAAGATGTGTTCGGGGTCATCTCTGGAACAGGTAAATACTCCCTACACTATCTTACGGTCGTTTGGAGCACAGTCAAAGCTCATGCGGCAGGAATATTCTTTTAAATCCTCTTAATGAGGAAAATGTCCGTTGTAATGAGCAAATGTATATTCTCATCTGCaagcaaacattcacactgtAGATATATCCAATCGTATTGTATGCATTAAACTGAGTGTTTAATGCTTGATTTATGCAGCCTCCCCTCACAGCTCCACTCCCAACATCAGCTCGGTTCACCACGCAGATTCCAGAGGTTCCCTGGTTTCTACGGACTCTGGAAACAGCCTGCTGGACAAGAGCAGTGAAAAAACCAACTCCCTGGAAAAGGTACATAAATACCTGAATGAGAAAGGGCAAGaatacttaaaggagcaatctgtaactctgacaGGTGGCGTTTAGAATTGGTAATGTCTTCTCCCCCCTAAAGTGGATGTGCACgcacacagaagcttcagtgttttgtcagctctgcatcggtcttgaaacctttctgcactcaattttcaaaagcatctccaatatttattaTAGTTTGATCAAATTGCTGGTCGTGGAGCTTATCAGTTAAATGCTGAGGCGTTTAAGTTCAGGTAGAATCATTtgtatctgaaccagtttgcttgcttATTTCCATCGCTGCAAAATATGTTGGTTTTTCCGtctgggggtgccttaaaacggCATACCttctcaaacaaaaacagaccatttcGGATCtgaatcaaaacttaaaaagaggacatactggctgctgcatggttgtcagagaagccagcactttaccatagcatgtttccttaatgtctgatgatataataaggtaattttatgttttaattcagtaaatatcttacatattgtcCTTGAAAGCCAAACATGAAATGAACAGAAATGAATACTAATACCTCTATACACTTAAGATATCTAACATACCCGTTTATCCCTTTGTGGTTTAATTGCTAACCAAAAGGATAACATATGTGTTTCTACAAGTACACATGGCACACATGACCTTAAACGCCAGAGGTCATGAATCAGGAAAAAATCTCTATTGAAAGGATGCCAATACAAACGAAACACTAAGGTTAAGGTTAAAGGTTTGCACAGCAACAACCCACATTTCATCCTAACAAAATGATCTGCACTCTTGGACATccacactccctcccgcccccTCCTTCAGACCTCCAACACCCCGTCCCCCTGCTTTGCAACCTGTAAATCCTACCCCAAGGAGCGCTTCTCCAGGAGGCACTCCGTCAACGTGCCCCCTCTCCCCCTGGACCCCGAGGACAGAGTCCAACCTCTTAACCGCGCCACAAAGCGTGTCACCATGgacttctctctcctctctgtgcccGTGCCTCTGCAAAATGAGAGTGATAATGACGAATCAGCTGCAGGCCTGAGGATGGAGGGAAATCAGGAGGAAAACATACCCATACAAGTattctgtgtgacctgtgtgacCTCTACAGCAGAGACTTTTGGTTGCATTTGTACAGAGTCCAGCAAATGTCTTCAGTAAACAAGATTCTTTTGGTgcctttaagattaaaaaatagTCTGTGGTTTGCAGACATCTGTAGAAAATCCTCCTAAAGTTTCCTCCCAACATTCTTCTCCTCTGCGTGTCCCACTTTagggagtgtgtttgtttttcccaaGGCAGAATTTGAGCTGACCTCACAGACTTCTTCATGAATTTCCTCAGATGCTGTAATGCACctctaaatgtgtttcttcAAACCTACATTGATGTTACTATCTCAaagcacagagctgctgcagcaaaTGAGctatttttttcctgctctcgTATAATTTCCACCCTGAAGGAAAAGAAACTTGACATTTCTCAACTCTGAAGTTTGGGGTTGTTCAAGTCTCTATCCCTTTCAAGTGTACATTTTGCTGGAACTCTGCCGTCATTGCCCTCTAACTAAAACTTTTACCCTGTCATTTGTTGTCTGTCTATCACATCAGAACCAGTGTGCATCCGCTCTGGGCAGCTCTTTGCTGCGTTGTGACAAACTGGACCGCGATGAGATCAAAAACCTGCTCATGGGCTTTCTGCATATCCTCAAGAGCATGTCAGAGGGTAGGATAGTCAGACATTGTGCTTGATTTAAACAATTTTATATGAAAAACTGGTCCTAACTGATAATTTCTCCcaattttctttctgtttcatcaTGTCAGAGGCCCTGTTTGCATACTGGAATAAAGCAGCCCCCTCAGACTTAATGGACTTCTTTACATTAATAGAGTGAGTACAGAAGTGGCAGACTGTTTTATAATAATTATCTGAGCAGTTTAGATTGAGACTTGAGCCAATCactgttctttgttttatccTACCACAACACTGAAATCCCTAATTAGTTTGCAAATGAACAATattacagaaaaacagaaagaaaatagtCCCCAAGcctgacacacatacactttaAAGAAAGTGTTCTGAAATTAAATCTATTTTCATGTACATGGAGCTGGAGCTATAGGAGTtcattagcttagcttatctTAAGACGTAAAGCAGAGGACAACAGCCAGCCTAGCTCCGTCCAAAGATTGAAAAATACACCTATCACCACCTTTGGAGCTCATGGTCAAAAAGTAAAATGACAAGAATTGTTTTTCTATAAGGAGTTCTTGCAACTGCAGCAACTCATTCATTTTACAcctgtaaatatgaacacatataaacacaagaGATTGCACTCAGGATAATTAGACAATTGACAGTTTGCTGAGGTCTTGTTTACTTTCTTTAGCAAGATTAATTATACGTATCTATATCATGTCTGTGTATATATTCATGTGACAAGTAAGTGGAATATGCTGTAAAGGTAACATACAGTAAGCTTGCTTTCTGAGCTTTATCTTCTTTGTTTATTcatacagaaagagaaatgagaaaGTATTACTTTAAAATTTGTTGTTTGGTGCGTCTCTCACTActaaacaataaacacagcaaCTAGTTCAGCTGTTTACTTCAGCCTATTTGGCTGCTGACTCCAGAAGTATCTTGATTGTTAATGCACAGAGTGGTATTGATCTTTTCTTCCAACCCTTGGAAGCAAATGAAGGCTAATATAACTGAACTGGTATCAAGCGTTTAAATAGATCATGAGTATAAagtagaaatacacacaaaattCAACATGGAtcatattttattctatttagGGGACAAAAACTGTCTGCCTCTTGATACAGAATTTGAGAAATGGTGCAAAAATAGGCCAAATAATctatacatttcatttaaatataaattattgtGCTAAATGAAGTCAACACAGCCTGATAGAAAGTGTCATTAATAAATAACACTTTATCATTGATAGAACTTGTTTTAATGTACGAgtatgaatgaattcatgaattcAAAGACCTGAGTGTTGTACTGATATCTGACCGAGCttctcttcttgtgtttgtcCTGCAGAGTCTGCCTCCATCAGTTTAAATACATGGGGAAGAGATTCATCGTCAGGTAAAGAGTTCAATTAAGCCACTTATGTTGTTTTGACTTAATAAACTGATTCTTAAACTGGATGGTTTTGGTCATCACCTCTGCTATAATATGACTCACAGCCTTGCACAGACTTACAAACACAAATCTTTTACTGACTCTTTTAATCCCTTGCTTCTGGTTTGTTCTCTCGTGCTGGAGAGTTGTTTTGTGGTAAATATCGCGGCCCCCTGGCCCCTCCTGCATGGGTAAGAAATGGCTGTCTTTTTGTCTGACTGTGCTTCATTAAATGCATGTTGCtgccttttttaaactttaaaaacacattatgttATTTTCTATTGTCTCTATTGCTGCTAAGACATTTTCTAATTTGATCTGTGTACACCTGATCCTTTAATGCATCTCTACATATTGATTCTTCTATCTTGTGTCTATATCTTAGCGTAATGGTCTTTCTCTTCTCCAAACAGGAGCCAGGAGGTTGTCGGGCCTGTAGCTTCTGACAGGAAATCTCTGACCCTGCCTGTGTCTCGTAACAGGGCGGGGATCCTGCACGCTCGCCTGCAGCAGCTGGGAACTCTGGAAAACGCTCACACCTTCAACAACAGTAAGCCTTCCTCACCTGTCCTGAGTTCCATAGGGAAAAACATCAAACTAGTGCTTCTAAGGGTCATAACtcagtcaaaaacacacattatttgATAACATAAAGACTGGGATAGCAGGAGTTACACCTACCTTCTGTATAGAACCTGTCCACTTTCTGCACAAATCAgaacaaatgtttcatatttttgtcaaataaaaagactCAAATGAAAAACTTGTGTTTTACACCTCTgttaaaaagttgaatattacTTGCAAATGTGCCTATAATAAGTATTTGATGTCTTCTACTGACCTCTATGAGCAGAAAATGAGTACTGCAAAAATGATAGCGCTTATCTCTTTCCATAAAAAGAATTATAGGAGAATAATTATAAATGTATGTACTCTGCAAGTTATTGCTCCAATAAAGTGATATCTGCTGCATTGACCTTGTGCTTTCTGTACAGTGTACTCTCATACAGACGCAGACGTGAGCAGCCAGTGTCTGCTGGAGGCCAATGTCTCTACAGAGGTCTGTCTGACTGTGCTGGACACACTCAGCATCTTTATCATGGGGTTCAAGGTATACAACTGATacattatttgatgtttttcttccaaCACACAACTTATTGGTTGGTTCTTAAATTCTGTTTTCAATGTGTCCTTAGACGCAGCTGAATTCAGATCTGGGTCACAACCCCCTGATGAAGAAAGTTTTCCAGGTGCATCTGTGCTTCCTGCAGATCCCTCAGTCAGAGGCCGCCCTCAAACAGGTCTTCACCTCACTCAGGACATTCATCTACAAGGTGAAAGAGGATATGATAAATCtattgtattatgtttttaaatcattattcccttgaaatatctttaaaaacttCCATTGGTCATGCATCAattcttctctttcaccagtTCCCCTGCACCTTCTTTGATGGCCGGGCCGACATGTGTGCCTCTCTTTGTTATGAAATCCTCAAGTGCTGTAACTCCAAGCTAAGCTCAATCCGTAGTGATGCAGCACATCTTCTTTATTTCCTCATGAAAAGCAACTTTGACTACACCGGACGAAGGTCTTTCGTACGAACACACCTGCAGGTACGTgtatttaagtcttttttttttttttaactgtttgctCACATGGCCGATCTGATCTGATGTGATCAAGTATGCTAACCATATTcttatgttgtctttgtttgttcctCCTGTCTATACACTCAGGTGGTGATTGCTGTCAGTCAGCTGATTGCTGATGTCATCGGCATCGGGGGTACCCGTTTCCAGCAGTCTCTCTCCATCATTAACAACTGTGCCAACAGTGACAAATCCATAAAGGTGAGGGGGATTCAGCCTCACAGTTATGTAAAACAcccctgatttaaaaaaataataatttccaATTCCCTTTTtaatcacacacaaactgttgtcatggtgacagtATTCACCCAGTTTGAAGTCAGACTCTTAGTATTTTTGTCTCATCATTTCTATGTTAAACCTTTCCATAAAGGATCATTCTTTCTCTTGCACTCTGCCAGCATACAGCATTTCCATCAGATGTAAAGGACCTAACGAAGCGCATCAGGACGGTGCTGATGGCCACGGAGCAGATGAAGGAGCACGAAAATGATCCGGAGATGTTGGTAGACCTTCAGTACAGCTTGGCCAAATCCTACAC from Labrus mixtus chromosome 24, fLabMix1.1, whole genome shotgun sequence includes the following:
- the dock9b gene encoding dedicator of cytokinesis protein 9 isoform X3; its protein translation is MQGRAGKAPKREMVIESPQQYKSLAEIEAEVEAVSQVAAVKPKVIEPLDYENVVLQRKTQIISDVLRDMLQFPTDDFQISTLRRQGRTLFSTVPETAEKEAQSLFVQECIKTYKSDWHVVNYKYEEYSGDFRQLPNKVLRPEKLAAHLFEVDEDVEKDEDTASLGSQKGGVSKHGWLYKGNMNSAISVTMRSFKRRYFHLAQLGDGSYNLNFYKDENTSKEPKGTIFLDSCMGVVQNSKVRRFAFELKMQDKSTFLLAADSEAEMEEWIGTLNKILHSSFEQAMQEKRNGDLHDDEELGKTDISSGSFQDCFQTARDIESKMRSEARLKLFTLDPDTQKLDFSGIEPDVRQFEEKFGKRVLVNCQDLSFNLQGCVADNEEGPTTNVEPFYVVLSLFDVQNSRKISADFHVDLNHPLVRQMTSGSRSGQDLHINGSGDGPLAAQRQASGLPEGALQYPKQGVFSVTCPHPDIFLVARIEKVLQGGITHCTEPYMKSSDSTKMAQKVLKNAKTACSRLGQYRMPFAWAARPVFKDASGTLDKSTRFSALYRQDSSKLSDEDMFKLLTDFRKPEKMAKLPVLLGNLDVTIDSVAPDVTNCVTSSYIPVRNFEGNGPGSAHLEVEEFVPCIAKCSQPFTIYKNHLYVYPKHLKYDGQKSFAKARNISVCIEFKDSDEDDAPPLKCIYGRPGGPLFTKQAYAAVLHHQQNPEFYDEIKIELPTQLHEKHHLLFTFYHVSCDSNSKKKDLVETPVGSAWQPLLRDGRVIMNEQLLPVAANLPAGYLSSQDGVNKHSGSEIKWVDGGKPLFKLSTHLVSTVYSQDQHLHNFFHHCQSMEMSEQALEGELVKYLKSLHAMEGHVMVNFLPTVLNQLFCVLTRATHEDVAVNVTRVMVHIVAQCHEEGLEHYLRSYVKFVFKPEPHSSPNVRTVHEELAKAMTAILKPSTDFLTSNKLLKYSWFFFEALVKSMAQYLIESGKVKLSRNQRFSASFYHAVETLVNMLMPHITQKYKDNLDAARNANHSLAVFIKRCFTFMDRGFVFKQINNYMNCFVPGDPKTLYEFKFEFLKVVCNHEHFVPLNLPMPFGKGRIQRFQDLQLDYSLTDDFCRNHFLVGLLLREVGGALQEYREIRQIAVQVLKGLMIKHTFDDRYAAKSQQARLATLYLPLFGLLQENVYRLDIKESAPLNNHNNARDDSLVPNSMVTPQKPGSCIENALHKDVFGVISGTASPHSSTPNISSVHHADSRGSLVSTDSGNSLLDKSSEKTNSLEKNQCASALGSSLLRCDKLDRDEIKNLLMGFLHILKSMSEEALFAYWNKAAPSDLMDFFTLIEVCLHQFKYMGKRFIVRAGILHARLQQLGTLENAHTFNNMYSHTDADVSSQCLLEANVSTEVCLTVLDTLSIFIMGFKTQLNSDLGHNPLMKKVFQVHLCFLQIPQSEAALKQVFTSLRTFIYKFPCTFFDGRADMCASLCYEILKCCNSKLSSIRSDAAHLLYFLMKSNFDYTGRRSFVRTHLQVVIAVSQLIADVIGIGGTRFQQSLSIINNCANSDKSIKHTAFPSDVKDLTKRIRTVLMATEQMKEHENDPEMLVDLQYSLAKSYTSTPELRKTWLDSMARIHNKNGDLSEAVMCYVHVAALVAEYLWRKGMFRQGCSAFRVTTPNIDEEAAMMEDVGMQDVHFNEEVLMELLEECADGLWKAERYELIADVYRLIIPIYEQRRDFEKLTHLYDTLHRAYTKVMEVMHTGKRLLGTYFRVAFFGQGFFEDEDGKEYIYKEPKFTPLSEISQRLLKLYSDKFGQENVKIIQDSGRVNPKDLDSKYAYIQVTHVTPYHDDKELEDRKTDFEKSHNIRRFVFETPFTVSGKKQGGVEEQCKRRTILTTTHCFPYVKKRIAVMYQHQTDLSPIEVAIDEMSAKVAELRLLCSASEVDMIRLQLKLQGSISVQVNAGPLAYARAFLDDSSAKKYPDNKVKQLKEVFRQFVDACGQGLGVNERLIKEDQQEYHDEMKASYRDLARELSNIMHEQINPVDDGTRSALSDSMGIFNAISGTPTSANTQGSTTIL